One segment of Gadus chalcogrammus isolate NIFS_2021 chromosome 8, NIFS_Gcha_1.0, whole genome shotgun sequence DNA contains the following:
- the dusp22b gene encoding dual specificity protein phosphatase 22-B, with protein MGNGLNKILPDLYLGNFKDARDREQLARNNITHILSIHDSAAPILPEMTYLCISAADLPTQNLTQHFRQSIVFMHESRLKGEGCLVHCLAGVSRSVTLVVAYIMTVTGLGWQEALAAVKAARPCAGPNLGFQRQLQEFEATQAGEFRVWLLEEYKDNPFNDSSDVRALLACKAPGPGDQRSPVLATPERHSDASTGTP; from the exons ATGGGTAATGGTCTGAATAAG ATCCTGCCCGATCTGTACTTGGGAAATTTTAAAG ATGCGAGGGACAGGGAGCAGTTGGCGCGCAACAACATCACCCATATCCTGTCCATACACGACAGTGCGGCACCCATCTTACCA GAGATGACCTATCTCTGCATTTCAGCAGCTGACCTGCCTACACAAAACCT AACCCAGCACTTTAGACAGAGCATCGTGTTCATGCACGAGTCGCGGCTGAAGGGGGAGGGCTGTCTCGTTCACTG CCTGGCAGGCGTGTCCCGCAGCGTCACCCTGGTGGTGGCCTACATCATGACGGTGACCGGGCTGGGCTGGCAGGAGGCGCTGGCGGCCGTGAAGGCTGCGCGGCCCTGCGCGGGGCCCAACCTGGGCTTCCAGAGGCAGCTCCAGGAGTTCGAGGCCACCCAGgcgggagag TTCAGGGTGTGGCTGCTGGAGGAATACAAAGACAACCCCTTCAATGACTCCTCTGACGTACGCGCCCTGCTGGCCTGTAAGGCCCCAGGCCCCGGGGACCAGCGGAGCCCCGTCCTAGCCACACCGGAGCGCCACTCCGATGCTAGCACTGGAACGCCATGA